The DNA region ATATCAGCGGCGCCATTGGGCGGCGATGGCCTCGGTTAGGCCccctctccgccgcctcgcgctgcTGCTTAACAGCCGCATCCGCGCCAACAACCGCTTCCTcgcctccgcctccacctccacctcctcctaccccaccgccgccgcagccgGCACCGCCACCACCGAgacgccggcgccggaggagccgGAGGTCGTCAGCATGACGGATAACTGCGTCCGTGTAGGTGCCTCGCAACCTCTTTATTTCAGCAACTACAATCTGCTTTGCTGCTTCGAGGGGCAATTGTTCCATAAATTCGGGGATATATTTTAGGATCTTGTACGGATCGATATTCATTTTATAAGATTTAACTGTGGAGTTTGCCTGTATTTTCCGTCAGTTGTATAATGACTCTGTAGAAATTTAGGGGTTTAAAATCCGAGGTTATCATTCTGGGAAGATCTCTTGAGTTCCTAACTTCTTATTTGGTATGAAGACTGCAGTGTTCTATGTATGTTTGGTAATACAGATCATATACTGTTGTTCGCTCACAAAATTGTTGTGCTATTATAAGGAAAATGTATCACTTACTCACCTCCAATACTTATTATGTTCTGTATTTAACTTCTTCAGTTAGTTTAGCACGTACAGTGTCTGATCATATAATTTGTTTGCTGCAGAGACTCAAAGAGTTGCATACTAAAGAACCATCTGCTAAGGGCAACATGTTGCGCTTGAGCGTTGAAGCTGGTGGCTGTTCTGGATTCCAGTACACCTTCTCACTGGATAGCAAGGAAAATGCTGATGATAGGTTGGTGGTCATGCTTCAGATTGAGGTTTCACGATCTTTGTTTGCACCACCATTTTTAGTGGGACATGGAATCTCCGAAATGTTTCTGTGGAAACAATGGAGCATCAACGTTTACCACCATTGTCTGGTCAGGGTACAGTTGCATATCTCACATGTTGTCGATTTAACTGTAGGGTCTTCGAGAAGAATGGTGTTAAGTTGGTTGTCGACAATGTCTCATACGACTTCGTGAAAGGTTCAACAATCGATTATGTAGAGGAATTGATAAGCTCAGCATTTGTGGTTAGTTTTGAATGACTATTGCTCAATACCTGAACTCGGGCACTATTTTAGATTACCCAATTGTGACCCTACTGTTTTATGCTTAGGAATCTTCTCTGATTTCTGTTTGTACGATGTGCAGGTTTCAACCAATCCAAGTGCTGTTGGAGGCTGCAGCTGCAAGAGTTCCTTCATGGTTAAATAATTCGAACATTAGTAACTTTAAGAGGTAGCCTGACAGAACTTTGTGTTGCATTTTTCTTGAATTACTACAATACTTCGATACTTCCAAATAAGTCCCTGTTATTGCTACTATCTTAGGAATCTTATGTAACCTACTGCTTTACTAGAATATTTTTGTTATGTGGATGCATACCCATTGGTGGCTTGGGTCTAGCCTGCCGGATTCTGCACAGCCACCTTAATGCTTGGTGCCCAAGATACCTTAGACATAAATTCCGGTTCTGTTTCCAAGTTTGTTACGTGAGCTGGCTATAGAATGCCAGACAGATATTATGGTGGGAGGAGAAATCGATAAAGAAGAacccccctcctctctctcctacTCATGTTACCGTTAACCAACCCCAGTGGCATTGTTGCCTGCTGGGCAACACTTCGCTGGCCTTGAAGATCTTCTTGCAACGATGTTAGCATCATGGCAACAGGGTACCCCGGGCCCGCTGTAATGGGCCGAGCTCGGGGCCACAAAGATCCAGCAGTACACCATTGTCAAGTCACATCATTGACAACGTCAAGGCCTAGTAGAAAAAGCACTAAGGACCAGTACTCAGGACTCCCCCGAGCATGGTTCCCCGACCAGCTTGGGCAAGGCGTCGCCCCCAGCATGTTGATTTTAGCAATGGCAGCCAAACATAAGGAGTCAGGAGAAGTGCGTGGGGCCTGCCCCCGAGTAGAACCGTGCTCCTCGTGGGCCCTCTTGGGGGTCTACCTGATGGCAACACATTTAATGCAAGGCCTGCGCAACTCTCTTAGAGTGCCAAGGCCCGATCGACACACTAAATCCAGGCCTACATATCTACGACGATCTACGCTTCGTAGATACTCATCATGAGTCTACAGTACGATGGTTCGTCTCCTCCCAAGGCGATAGCGCTTGACGCTTATCAGAGATGTGACAGGCGCCCCACCTTTTTGACGTTGGCACCACCACGGAGGCGTTCCTACGTCAGCCTTGTGCATTGCCCTATGGGCCCAATTGAGTTGTCGATGGCAGGATGGACGCATTTCTCGAGGAACCGACTCGGCTTGTCGTCCACTAAGCCACAGCCGTTTGATGGGCCCATTCGGGGCGTGCCATTTGTAACCCCAAAGGTTCAACGTATCAACTTAATTGTAAAGGCCATTGTGGTACCCCCATGCCTATATAAGGGGAGAATCGAGGCCATAGCAAATGATCGACTCTTGTTAGGTGATCTCTCTCTACAAACTTAACAGAAGACCAAAGCTAGGAGAAGAACAGAAGAACTATCCCGAGCACTAGAAGTGCCCCGAGCAGTAGCTTGTGACCACTCATATAAGCTGATCAAGAGCTagagcaggacatagggtattacatCTTGCGGTGGCCTGAACCTCCCGGGTAAGAAACAAACAAGGGGTCTAGCCTTAATCCTCGATATCGACGATCACAAGTCAACATATGGCACGCCAGGTAGGAGGCTAAGGCTTCAGTTTTCTTCGAACCAGTTGCCTCAGCCATGCCCTTGCACGAATCGTGGTTGCGACGACAGTGACATTGTTCGTCATCGGCGCGCGCGGATCCTCACGGCATTGATGACCACACTGGTGCAGCTGATGAGCTCCATTCGAGGGGCACTGCGCCGTCCGAGATATGGGCCTCCACCAGCACGCACTGGTCGACATGCTGCCGAGCGGTTTCCAAGGGAACAGTCCAGGAGGCCGTGCTGTGGACTGTCTGAGTTCCTCAACGCCCTCCTGTTCTGGTGGAGGATGAATTTCCCATGGGCCCTTGGCTTTGGGAGATTGCGGGGTTGGTGGACATCGCCCGCCGCCAGTCGACGGTTAGAAGCACCTGCGTCTGCCAAGTCCATCGCGAGGCAATGCAAAGAAGCATTGTTTTGCGTCCCATCTCACCATCACCGCTTTCATGCCTGCTGATgatctccatggtgtccttgacCACAAGAGGAAGGCAAATGCCCCAAAGAAGGCACTAGGGAGTGATGTCCCGCATCCCTCTTTGACGAGCATGGCCTCACGAATGGGTGGGAGGTTCGAGCCCCCGTTGACAACTGACACCAAGCATGCCGCAAAGGACATCTTGGTGCACGCAACAGGTGACACTGTTGGGACGAGCGTACTACCCACCGTGACCGAGACAGCAGGCTCTCAGGAGTGAAAGACCGTGGCATGCATCTGTGGGGATGCTTCCACACCCACTTCACGCTGCCAGCTCAAGCTACTAGTGTGGGAAGTGAACGCAGTGCTCCCAAGCATCGGCGCTTCCTGACCACTCAAGTGGTCGGACACCCCGATCATGTTCAGCCACAAACACCACCCCAAGGTCTTGTCGGTGGTTTCCCCGACAAACATGCTGGTGGACAGAGGCGTGGGCCTCAACATCTTTCCCTCGACGTCTTCGATAAGATGCAAGTGCCCCTAGGGTGCCTGCGACCAATGAAGGCGTTTACAGTGCCGCTCGGGCAGGTGTCCTTGATGGTCGCCTTTGGTGCCAGAGACACCACCAGAAGGAAAGCATCATTTTCGACATCGCCAAACTCGACCTCCGTCAAGCACCCGAGCACTAAGATTTCATCTGAGCCGAGGTGCATAGACTAAAAAAAGCTCAGTTCAAGGTGATCCACcctgagtggctcgccaaccccgTCGTTGTCCCGAAGGCTAATGACAAGCTAaggatgtgcgtcgacttcactgACCTTAACAAAGCATGTCCCAAGGATTCCTCTACCCGGCATAGATCAGGTCGTGGATTCCACGGCGGGATGTGATCTCTTGTGCTTCCTGGATGGATATTCTGGTTATCACCAGATTCACATGGCTAAAGAGGATGAGGAAAAACAACATTCATCACCCCGGTTGGAATGTTCTGTTACATCTGCATGCCTTTTGGCTTGAAAAACACCGGGCCCCCATATCAACGGGCCATGCTCATCGCACTGGAGTGCCAGATAGGTCGCAACATCGACAACCTCTTCGTGAATACCAAAGATCAAGCCGCACTCCTCGGCAATCTTgcagaaacctttgacaacctctgCTGCATGTGCATGAAGCTTAACCCCGAGAATTATGTTTTTGTGGTGCGTGCCTTCGAGGAAGCTCCTGGGCTTCCTCGTCTCGAGCAAGGGCATAGAAGCCATATCTGAGAAGATCAACACCATTAGCCAGATGCGCCCAGTCGCCCACCGACGCACCTCAAGGGCATGCCACGCCTCTCAGGCTGCATGGCAGCCTTGGGGAGATTCATCTCCAAGCTCGGGGAGCGAGGCCTCCCCTTATTCAAGCTCCTCAAGAAGTCGGGTCCATTCAAGTGGACCTTGGAGGCCGAACAAGCACTCCCAAGGCGTCAAGCAGTCCCTCACCTCTCCGCC from Triticum urartu cultivar G1812 unplaced genomic scaffold, Tu2.1 TuUngrouped_contig_4931, whole genome shotgun sequence includes:
- the LOC125528518 gene encoding iron-sulfur assembly protein IscA-like 2, mitochondrial, translated to MASVRPPLRRLALLLNSRIRANNRFLASASTSTSSYPTAAAAGTATTETPAPEEPEVVSMTDNCVRRLKELHTKEPSAKGNMLRLSVEAGGCSGFQYTFSLDSKENADDRVFEKNGVKLVVDNVSYDFVKGSTIDYVEELISSAFVVSTNPSAVGGCSCKSSFMVK